Genomic segment of Microbacterium sp. BH-3-3-3:
CGCGCACCTCCCCGCCGACGACGTGCCCTACTGGGACCTCGTCTACAACGACGGCGCCGAGGCCCCCCGCGACAGCTCGGCGGGGGCGATCGCGGTGTGCGGTCTGTACGAGCTCGCCGCCGCCGATCCCGCGAACGCCGAACGGTGGCGCGCGGCGGCCGACCGCATCCTGACCTCGCTCATCGCCCGCTACACCCCGGCCGAGGCCGCCGACGCCGACACGGTGCTGCTGCACAGCGTCTACGACCTGCCCAAGAACGTCGGAGTCGACGAGGGCACCCTCTGGGGCGACTACTTCTACTTCGAGGCGCTCGCCCGCGCCGCCCGTCCCGACTGGCGGCCGGTGTGGTGAGGCTCGCGCGGGTCGCCACCGACGGCGGTGAGCGTTCGATCGCCGTGCTGTCGGCGAGCTCCGGCGACCGCCTGCTCGACCTCGGCCCCCGGCCGCTGCCCGAGCTGTTCGCCGAGCTCGACGGCATCCGGGATCTCGTCGCCACCGCGGATGCCGAGACCCTGCCGCCGCTCGACCCCTCGGCGCTGCGCGCGCCGGTGGTGCCGCGCTCGCTGCTGTGCCTCGGGTACAACTACCGCGGGCACGTGCCCGACGGGGTCGACCCCACCGCCGACGACCCGGCCACGCCGGACGTGTTCGTGAAGACGGCGAACACGCTGGGCGGTCCGGCCGATCCCGTCGTGATCCCCGCCGTGGCCGACGACGTCGACTACGAGGGGGAGATCGCCGTCGTCATCGGCCGACGGGCGCACGGCGTGCCGCTCGACGACGCCCTGTCGTACGTCGCGGGCTACACCCTGCTCAACGACGTGTCCGACCGGTCGTGGCAGCGCCGACAGAGCCAGTGGGCGCTGGGCAAGTGCTTCGACGGGTTCGCGCCGCTGGGGCCCTGGATGGTCACCGCCGACGAGATCGACCCGCAGGACCTCGTTGTCGAGGTCGTGCGCGACGGGCAGGTCACCGTGTCGCAGTCGACGGCGACGACGATCTTCTCGGTCGCCTTCGTCGTGCACTACCTCAGCCAGGTGCTGACCCTCGAGCCCGGCGACGTCGTCTCGACCGGCACGCCGCAGAAGCTGGCCGCCGCACAAGCCGCGCACCGACCGCTCGCCCCCGGCGACGCCGTGACCGTGCGCGTCGCGGGGATCGGCGAGCTGACCACCGTCTTCACCTCACCCTCGGGAGCACCCGCATGATCCTCGACACCTTCCGCCTCGACGGCCGCGTCGCCGTCGTCACCGGCTCGAGCCGCGGCCTCGGCCAGGGCGCGGCCCTTGCGCTCGCCGAGGCGGGCGCCGATCTCGTGCTCATCGACCGCGGCGACGCCGAGCACACCGCGGAACTCGCTCGCGGGCTCGGTCGGCGCGTGCACACCGTGCACCGCGACTTCGTCTCGGCCACACGCGACGAGCTCGCCGCGGCGATCGACGAGGCGGTCGACGTCCTCGGCCGCGTCGACATCCTCGTCAACAACGCCGGCACCATCCGCCGCGCCCCCGCCGCCGAGCACGGCGCCGCCGACTGGGACGACGTGCTCGCCGTCAACCTCGACGCCGTGTTCCACCTCTCGCAGGCCGCCGGCCGTCGCATGATCGCGCAGGGCTGGGGGCGCATCGTCAACGTCGCCTCGATGCTGTCGTTCCAGGGCGGCATCCTCGTGCCCGGCTACGCGGCCTCCAAGCACGCCGTCGCGGGACTCACCAAAGCGCTCGCCAACGAGTGGGCGGCCTCGGGGGTCACCGTCAACGCGATCGCCCCGGGCTACATGGCGACCGACAACACCGCCCCCATCCGCGCCGACGCCGACCGCGAGGCCTCGATCCTCGCGCGCATCCCCGCCGGACGCTGGGGGACCCCGGGCGACCTGCAGGGCGCGTTCGTGTTCCTCGCCTCCGATGCCGCCGCCTACGTCACCGGCACGGTGATCCCCGTCGACGGCGGCTGGCTCGTGCGCTGACACCGCCCGCTCCGCCCCTCGCCTTCCCGACCCCGAACCCCAGGAGAATCGCATGACCGCCTCCATCCCCCAGCGCTACGCGACCCACCCCGCGCAGATCCCCGGCATGGACACCGCCGACCTGCGCGAGCGTTTCCTCATCGACGACCTCTTCGTCGCCGGCGAGGTGCGGTTGACCTACACGCACCACGACCGCATCGTGCTGGGCGGTGCCGTGCCGGCGGGCGCTCCGCTGCCCCTCACCGGTTATCCCGAGATCCGCAGCGAGTACTTCCTCGAGCACCGCGAGGTGGGCATCGTCAACGTCGGCGGGGCCGGCACCGTCACCGCCGACGGCGAGGTGTACGAGCTCGTCACCGGTGCGTGCCTGTACCTGGGACGCGGCATCCGCGACGTCGTGTTCGCCGACGCGGGCACCGACGCCGACGGGGCGCAGTTCTATCTCTTCTCGGCGCCCGCGCACACGAGCTACCCCGCGGCGCTGGTGTCGCCCGGTGAGGGAACGGTGCGCGAGCTCGGCGACCAGGTCACGAGCAACCGTCGCACCCTGAACCAGTACATCCACGAGAACGGCGTGCAGAGCTGCCAGATCGTCATGGGCGTGACCCAGCTGCACCCGGGCTCGATGTGGAACACGATGCCGGCCCACACGCACGACCGGCGCACCGAGTGCTACCTCTACTTCGACGTGCCCGCCGACGCCCGCGTCGTGCACCTGATGGGCGAGCGCGACGAGACCCGTCACCTCATCGTGGGCGACCGCCAGGCCGTCATCTCGCCGAGCTGGTCGCTCCACTCGGGTGTCGGCACGGCGGCGTACTCGTTCGTGTGGGCGATGGCGGGCGAGAACCAGGCCTTCGACGACATGGATGCCGCGCCCATCACCGACCTGCGCTGATGACGGGGGTGCTGCTCGCCGTCGGCGAGACGATGGCGATGCTCGCGCCCTCCGATGGGGGAGGGGTCGTCGATGCCGCGGCCTTCCTCGTCGACGCGGGCGGGGCGGAATCGAACGTCGCCGCCCACGCCGCCGCCCTCGGGATGACGGCGCGCTGGCACAGTCGCCTCGGCGCCGACGCCCTCGGCGATCGCGTGCAGCGGCAGGTCGCCGCTCGGGGCGTCGACGCGGCGTCGGTCGTTCGTGACCCCGACCGCCCCACCGGGCTGTACGTGAAGGACCCGGGCCGGGGCGTGCGGTACTACCGCCGCGGGTCGGCGGCCTCGGCCCTCGCCGAGGACGATGCCGACGACCTGGCCCTCGACGGGGTCGACGTGCTGCACGTCTCGGGGATCACCGCCGCCCTGTCGTCGTCCGCCCGGGCGTTCCTCGTCGCGGCGATGGCGCGGGCGCGTGCGCTCGGGGTCACGGTGAGCTTCGACGTGAACCACCGCGCGGCGCTGTGGTCGGCGGCGGACGCGGGCCCCGTCCTCGCCGACCTCGCAACGGCCGCCGACGTCGTCTTCGTCGGCCGCGACGAGGCCGAGACGCTGTGGGCGACCCCGCGCGACAGCGACGTGCGGGCGCTTCTCGACGGCGTCGCGGAACTCGTCGTGAAAGACGGCGACGTCGGCGCCACGGCCT
This window contains:
- a CDS encoding sugar kinase — its product is MTGVLLAVGETMAMLAPSDGGGVVDAAAFLVDAGGAESNVAAHAAALGMTARWHSRLGADALGDRVQRQVAARGVDAASVVRDPDRPTGLYVKDPGRGVRYYRRGSAASALAEDDADDLALDGVDVLHVSGITAALSSSARAFLVAAMARARALGVTVSFDVNHRAALWSAADAGPVLADLATAADVVFVGRDEAETLWATPRDSDVRALLDGVAELVVKDGDVGATAFHGEARTFVPALRVEVLDAVGAGDAFAGGYLAARSRGLGVADRLAAGHERAALTLRTLGDSLHDTAALPASTLRTLDRSDHASR
- the kduD gene encoding 2-dehydro-3-deoxy-D-gluconate 5-dehydrogenase KduD, coding for MILDTFRLDGRVAVVTGSSRGLGQGAALALAEAGADLVLIDRGDAEHTAELARGLGRRVHTVHRDFVSATRDELAAAIDEAVDVLGRVDILVNNAGTIRRAPAAEHGAADWDDVLAVNLDAVFHLSQAAGRRMIAQGWGRIVNVASMLSFQGGILVPGYAASKHAVAGLTKALANEWAASGVTVNAIAPGYMATDNTAPIRADADREASILARIPAGRWGTPGDLQGAFVFLASDAAAYVTGTVIPVDGGWLVR
- a CDS encoding fumarylacetoacetate hydrolase family protein; the encoded protein is MVRLARVATDGGERSIAVLSASSGDRLLDLGPRPLPELFAELDGIRDLVATADAETLPPLDPSALRAPVVPRSLLCLGYNYRGHVPDGVDPTADDPATPDVFVKTANTLGGPADPVVIPAVADDVDYEGEIAVVIGRRAHGVPLDDALSYVAGYTLLNDVSDRSWQRRQSQWALGKCFDGFAPLGPWMVTADEIDPQDLVVEVVRDGQVTVSQSTATTIFSVAFVVHYLSQVLTLEPGDVVSTGTPQKLAAAQAAHRPLAPGDAVTVRVAGIGELTTVFTSPSGAPA
- the kduI gene encoding 5-dehydro-4-deoxy-D-glucuronate isomerase, with product MTASIPQRYATHPAQIPGMDTADLRERFLIDDLFVAGEVRLTYTHHDRIVLGGAVPAGAPLPLTGYPEIRSEYFLEHREVGIVNVGGAGTVTADGEVYELVTGACLYLGRGIRDVVFADAGTDADGAQFYLFSAPAHTSYPAALVSPGEGTVRELGDQVTSNRRTLNQYIHENGVQSCQIVMGVTQLHPGSMWNTMPAHTHDRRTECYLYFDVPADARVVHLMGERDETRHLIVGDRQAVISPSWSLHSGVGTAAYSFVWAMAGENQAFDDMDAAPITDLR